Within Metabacillus sp. KUDC1714, the genomic segment GAAAAGTCAAACCAGCTATACAATGAGCTACTTGAGAACGAAATCATACCTGAAATTGAGCGTGAAAGCGATGAGCAGTTATCATTAGAAGAGCTCACTCAATTGGTTCAAAAAGTGGACAATGTCGTAACCGCGTATGATAAACAAATTGAAGTATCATCAGACGTGACAGAACGAAAAGCCTTAAGAAATGAACGCAAATACCCGAAACAAGTCCGTAAACAGTTGATTGATTTTGTCTTACGAAAACAGAAATACCAACAAGACTTTGAAATCTTTGGCACGCGGAATAGCTATTCTAAAACAGATCCGGATGCAACATTTATGCGAATGAAAGATGATCATATGCAAAATGGACAATTGAAAGCTGGTTACAATGTACAAATCGCAACGGAAGGTCAATACTCGCTTGCCTATAGTTTATTTTCTAACCCAACAGATACGCGTACGTTAATTCCATTTCTAGATGAGATCGAGCAGCATTATTTCGAGTTACCGAAACACCTTGTCGCAGATGCAGGTTATGGTAGTGAACAAAACTTTAATGATATCCTTTCGAACAAAAACGAGAAGCACTTATTACCTATAACATGTATTTGAAGGAACAAAAGAAAAAGTACAAACAAAACAAATTTAATCCCGACAACTGGCAGTATGATGAAGAAACAGATACATATACATGCCCTAATCAGAAACGTCTTGAATTTCAATATCATTCTGTCCGTAATGACCGTACAGGTTTCCAACGGAATTTCAAAATCTACGAGTGCGAAGACTGTTCGGGATGCCCATTCCGTTCATCATGTACAAAAGCAAAAGAAGGCAATAATCGAAAACTAATGGTGAATGAAAAATGGGAACAGCAAAAAGAATATGTAAGAGTGAAGCTTTCAGAAGAGGAAACGAGTGCCATCTATCGAAAACGCAAAATCGATGTGGAACCAGTTTTTGGATTCTTGAAGGCTAATTTGCGTTTCACTCGATTTTCTGTCCGAGGAAAATCGAGGGTAGAAAACGAAATGGGCCTTGCGTTAATGGCAGTGAATATAAGAAAATTCACTGCCAGAAACTAAGGCAATAGAAGAATTTATACACAAAAGTAGAGAAAGGTGAATTTGAGTACCCTCAAATTCACCTTTCTCACTATCTGAAGCTAGTTATGTCCCAGCCTCTTTTTGTCAATTAAAAGATATATAGTTTATTGTTCGCTTTTTGTAGCAAGCTCAGTGCGGAACGGTGTAGCTAAATCTAACATGATAGACTTTATAAACTAATTTGATTTAAATGAATATTTTCATTTCGAAACAAATAATTGAAAATGAACTACGAAACGAATGAAAAATAGTTAAGTGGATTTCGAAATGTAAAAAAACCATGTGAGAATATATGACAATAACTCCCTTCTCTGAAAAAAATGTTGCTATAATGATCTCAATATTCAGATAATAGAAGGGAGTTTTAATAATGAGAAAAACACATCCGGCTTTTGTCATTTTTCTGTTCTTTTTAGGTTGGGTCTTTATGTATGCAGATCGCAATATACTATCTCCAGTTATGGGGAGCATTGGTGAAGAGTGGGGGTTAGACAATGCTCAGCTAGGTTTAATGTCAACAGTGTTTTTCGCTGCTTATGCTTTTATGCAGATACCAACTGGGTTTTTAGCAGATAAGTTTGGAAGAGTAAAAGTTTTAGTTGTTGGATATCTTTTATTTGGAATTGCAACATATATGAGTGGATTAGCTGCAAGCTTTGGTCTTTTCTTATTGATGCGAGCAATGACTGGTCTTGGTGAAGGTACATATTATGGTTCACAATATGGAATTTCTTCGAGCATCACTCCTAAAAAATATAGAGGGCTAGTCTCGGCTCTTATTAATAGTGGAATGGCGTTCGGTATTTCTCTTGGTTTTATCTCATCTAGTTATTTTACTTACACATTAAATAAAGGATGGCAATTTCCATTTTACGTTTTTGCAGTACCAACTATCATTGTCGCGATTTTAATTGGAATCTTTGTCCAAGATAATCGGGATAAAGAGCCGAAACAAGGAAAGGAAATACAGGAAAAAGGCAGCATCAAACAGCTATTTACCAAGAATCATATTTTAGTTTACATATTAATCTTTTGTTCATTATATGGATTTTTTGGAATGCTGACATGGCTTCCTTACTACTTGCAAACGGCGCGTGGAGTTGAAGCTTCGCAAACTGGAGTCATTGCATCATTAGTACCATGGGCATCCATACCAGGAGCAATTATCTTTGGGTTCTTGTCAGACAAAATAAAAAGCAAAAAGCCACTAATTATCGTATTAGCATTTGCTGGAGCGTTGTGTCAATTTGCCATTCCATATATAGAAAACTATTCTTTACTTCTTGTAGGATTATGCCTTTATGGATTACTGGGGAAATTAGCACTTGATCCAGTATTAATATCATATATGGCTGATATTACACCATCTTCAATGTATTCAAGAGTATATGGGTTTTTTAACTTTAGTGGTATGCTTTCTTCCATTTTTGCACCGTATATTACAGGATATTTTGCTGATCAAACTGGAAGTCTAGAATTCGGTTTTTACCTTTCTGGAGGACTTTTGATCATTGGGGCAATTATGTTTATCTTTACTGACAATAAAGTAAAGGCAACAACCAATTTTAAAACAAACGTAATAAAAAGTAACTTAGTTACGGAGGAGAAAATAGGATGAATAAAGCAATTGTAGGGAGTAAGACAATGGTGGTGAGTCCCCATTATTTAGCATCACAAGCTGGAAATACAATTCTTCAAAAAGGAGGGAATGCCTTTGATGCTGCAGTAGCCGTTAGTGCATGTCTTGCTGTGGTTTATCCACATATGACAGGTCTTGGAGGTGACTCCTTTTGGCTTACTTATAGTGTCAATGATCAAAAGGTGCGTGCTTATAATGGAAGTGGTCGTTCGGGATCAAAAGTAACGCGTGACGTATATAAAGGAAAGAGTTCTATTCCAAATAGAGGGATAGAAAG encodes:
- a CDS encoding MFS transporter, with translation MRKTHPAFVIFLFFLGWVFMYADRNILSPVMGSIGEEWGLDNAQLGLMSTVFFAAYAFMQIPTGFLADKFGRVKVLVVGYLLFGIATYMSGLAASFGLFLLMRAMTGLGEGTYYGSQYGISSSITPKKYRGLVSALINSGMAFGISLGFISSSYFTYTLNKGWQFPFYVFAVPTIIVAILIGIFVQDNRDKEPKQGKEIQEKGSIKQLFTKNHILVYILIFCSLYGFFGMLTWLPYYLQTARGVEASQTGVIASLVPWASIPGAIIFGFLSDKIKSKKPLIIVLAFAGALCQFAIPYIENYSLLLVGLCLYGLLGKLALDPVLISYMADITPSSMYSRVYGFFNFSGMLSSIFAPYITGYFADQTGSLEFGFYLSGGLLIIGAIMFIFTDNKVKATTNFKTNVIKSNLVTEEKIG